In Maridesulfovibrio sp., the genomic stretch TTCATCAGCGGTTTTGTTCTGCTCAGCTGCCTGAGCATCAAGGTACTGATCTACATCCTGCCCCTTTTCGCTCCTCTTGCCATTCTCACCGCGCGCGGCCTGTTCGGTGAAGACGGAGAAAAACCGGTTCTTAATTCCAAAAGACTCTGGACCGCAATTGCCGTATTCTACCTGACCCTGGCAGTGGCTTCGCCTTTTGCGGAAATAATAATTCCCTTCGATATCACCCTGAACGGTCTGGGCTTCACCGTACTTATCATGGGACTGGCCGGACTGGCCCTGCTCAAATTCAAGGAAAGCGGTGCTTACAAAGGTCTGCTGGTTATGACCGCAGCCATGGTGCTCTGGCTCCAGCCGCTGGCACTGCTGACCCTGCCATCGCTTGATCCGCTCATGAGCCCCCGCCAGACAGGTGAAATGATGAAAGAATACATTGCCGAGGGCAGCTACCCTATGGCGCATAAGATATATTCCGGAATATTTTCATACTACGCCGGGACCAACATCCATGAAACCAGTGACTTTGCGGAGATCGAAAAGATCCTCGCGGAAAAAGATAACGTTATTCTGGTCATGCAGAAAAAATACTATGACCGCTGGGAGCACCGGCCTGAAGGTCTGACTGTTGTCAACGAGCAGTTCATCTCAGACCGTCCCTACCTGCTGCTAAAAAAATAAGACAGGTAAGAGTGTACCCTTAGCTGGCGGTAATTTCTTAAAATTATAAATCCCCGTTCCGACAAGTTTCGGAGCGGGGATTTTCGTTTACCAAAACAACATGTGCATGCTATCGTCCAATCGTTAGCGACTGAATCAACCGACTATACATCCAATACTTTTCATGTGCGCGGAGAAGACCATGAGCCGATCTAAAAACATTCTGTTTATTGACGCGGACAAATCACAACTCGAAAATATTGAAAAACACCTGTCCTCCTTGAGCAAAAGGTGGACCATCCATTTCGCGACCTCAGCAGAGGAAGCTATGGACTATCTGCGTACCTGCCCTTTCGACGTAATAGCTTCTGATTTTTGCGTCGAGGGTTTTCAGGGTAATGAACTTCTCGATGAAATCAAAAAAAGACAACCCGGCAGCATAAGATTCATTATCTCCGAAACCATTAATTCAAATAATTGCCTGCAATATATCGGCTACGCACATCAATTTGTGACCAAACCGTATGAACCTTCTGAACTAATATCGTTGATAAAAAAAAGCCTGCGGCTCAAAAATATTTTCCTTAATGAGCGCGCAGCCAAGGGAGTTGCTTCAATTGAGGACCTGCCATCCATGCCGGACCTTTATATCACCTTAGAACAGGAACTACGCAAGGAAGATGTAGTAATCAGCCATATCGGTAAACTTATAGGCCAGGATGTAGGCATGACCGCAGGACTTCTGAAGCTGGTCAATTCCCCATTCTTCGGACTGTATTCCAAAGTGACCAAACCGGAGCAGGCTGCTGCCCTTCTTGGACTGGACAACCTTAAAGGACTTGTTTTGGGAATCCACCTTTTCAACTCCACCAAGGAAGTAAACATCGACTTTTCTGTCAAGGGCTTAGGCCAGCACTGCCAGTATGTAGCACTTATGGGGCGGGCGATAGTCAAGGCAGAAGGTGGCAGCAATGAGCTGGCAGAACATACCTTCCTGGCTGGATTTCTGCACGATATCGGCAAGCTGGTGCTGGCTACGTCATACACAGACGAATACGCAACCATCCTGAGCATTGTACGCGATGCGAAAGTTCCTATTCAGGATGCGGAAAAAGACATTCTCGGTTTCACCCATGCCGAAGTGGGCGCATACCTCCTTGCTATATGGGGATTCGACGAGGATATTATCGAAGCGATTTACTGCCACCACGAACCCAAACGACTGGGGAGCACGGATTTAAGCCCTGCGGTAGCTATCCATGTTGCCAACTCTTTTGACCATGAACTACGAGTAACCGATGAAAGCCATGTCCCGCATTTACTTTCGGCCGGATGGCTTGAGCAGAATAATTTCAGCCACAAGCTCCCAGAATGGCTACAAATTTGTGCAGAATTAATGGAAGACGCAACCGACAAAAAGTAAAAAAAAGCCCATCAAATCCCGAAGGATAAGATGGGCGCGTCTCTCTTTTATTACTCTGAATTACTATCCGGTAAAACGACATGCTATAGGCATTCGCCAGCCTGTGCCAAATGCCCTTGAAGTAATCTTCAGTCCCGGTGCGGCCTGTTTGCGTTTAAATTCTGAAATTCTGATCAGACGCAGCACATGCTGAACAGTTTCAGGGTCAAAACCTGTTTCGGCAATAATTTCGCTCTCGGCTTTATGCCCCTCTACACGCAGCTCAATAATACGGTCCAAAACGTCATAAGGCGGAAGTGAATCTTCATCTTTCTGTCCCGGACGAAGTTCAGCGGACGGCGGCTTCTCAATGATCGCAACCGGAATAATTTCACCTCTGCCCTGTGTGTTAAGCCAGCGGCAGACCCGGAAAACGAGAGACTTGTATAGATCTGAAATTACGGCCAATCCACCGGCCATATCACCATAGATAGTGCAGTAACCTACTGCCAGCTCACTTTTGTTACCGGTTGTGACCAGCAGCGCACCCATCTTATTTGAAATAGCCATAACCAGATTACCACGGATGCGCGACTGGATATTCTCCTCGGTAACGTTAGCCGGCAAACCTTCAAAAGTCGGGGCCAAAGCTTCTTCAAACTGCCCCATGAGCCTATCAATAGGAATCGTCGTACAATTGATTCCGATATTTTTCACCAGATCAAGGGAGTCATCAACGCTTCCCTTACTGGAGTAAGGGGAAGGCATAAGCACCCCGGTGACATT encodes the following:
- a CDS encoding response regulator — translated: MSRSKNILFIDADKSQLENIEKHLSSLSKRWTIHFATSAEEAMDYLRTCPFDVIASDFCVEGFQGNELLDEIKKRQPGSIRFIISETINSNNCLQYIGYAHQFVTKPYEPSELISLIKKSLRLKNIFLNERAAKGVASIEDLPSMPDLYITLEQELRKEDVVISHIGKLIGQDVGMTAGLLKLVNSPFFGLYSKVTKPEQAAALLGLDNLKGLVLGIHLFNSTKEVNIDFSVKGLGQHCQYVALMGRAIVKAEGGSNELAEHTFLAGFLHDIGKLVLATSYTDEYATILSIVRDAKVPIQDAEKDILGFTHAEVGAYLLAIWGFDEDIIEAIYCHHEPKRLGSTDLSPAVAIHVANSFDHELRVTDESHVPHLLSAGWLEQNNFSHKLPEWLQICAELMEDATDKK